TGCCAGCGCCGAAAGTCGAGCACCCTGCCCTGACTTGGTCACCGACTCGTCGACGTCGACGACGCCCTCCGGCCACAGCACCAGGTCCGGTGATCCGTCGATTTGCTGAGTCGCTGCGAAATGTCGTTCGGTGACCTTGCGCGGATCGCTGCGGACAGCAGGGATGCCGCGTGGCCCACCGCCCTGTACGACAGCGACATCGAGCGACTGCGGCGAGCGCGTCGGCAGCAGCGTGGCGATCCCCACGACGACTGCGATCACGAGCAATATGCTCGCGCCGGTGAGCACTCCGCGACGCGTCAGGAGCGGCGCCACCACGGCGACCCCGGCGGCCGCCGGCAAGGCGACGACGAGCAGGGAGCCGCCGAGCCCCGCGGCAACACCGAAGGGCCCGTCGATCTGCCCGAGGGCGAGACCGGGCAGCGGAAATCCCCCGAGCGGGAACCGCGTCCGTACCGCCTCAAGCAGCACGAGCGCCGCGGGTACAGCCCACCAGCCGCCGCGGCGACCAGGGACGATCGCCATCGCCGCGGCGAAGAGTCCCACCTCGACCGCAAGCACTGCGACGTAGCCGAATGCGTTGAACGACGTGAGCCAGAAGAGCCCAGGACCGAAGAACGTTGCACCGGCTGCCGCGCCCACGAGCAGTCGACGCCTCCATCCGCAGCCATGGATGGCCATTGCCAGCAAGGCCACGCCAGCGGGCAGGAGCATCCACAAACCTATCGGTGGCATGCTCACGAGCATCATTGCGCCCGCCGTCGCCGCCAGAGCTACGCGTACAAGTGGGCGCATCTCTACGTTTGTCCAGA
The DNA window shown above is from Streptosporangiales bacterium and carries:
- the lnt gene encoding apolipoprotein N-acyltransferase, with amino-acid sequence MRPLVRVALAATAGAMMLVSMPPIGLWMLLPAGVALLAMAIHGCGWRRRLLVGAAAGATFFGPGLFWLTSFNAFGYVAVLAVEVGLFAAAMAIVPGRRGGWWAVPAALVLLEAVRTRFPLGGFPLPGLALGQIDGPFGVAAGLGGSLLVVALPAAAGVAVVAPLLTRRGVLTGASILLVIAVVVGIATLLPTRSPQSLDVAVVQGGGPRGIPAVRSDPRKVTERHFAATQQIDGSPDLVLWPEGVVDVDESVTKSGQGARLSALARKLDTTLVVGVVEQDGDRFRNAAVAWDPDGSVSGRYEKVHRVPFGEYLPMRPLVERLTDDASLVPRDAIPGRGPGRLDTTAGELGIVISYEVFFSDRTRAAATVGGHILLVPTNAASYTSEEVPAMEVAAARLRARELGQTVLQAAPTGYSAIILPDGTVVGRSELERPGVLTARVPLRDERTPYTRTGDLPILSATLLTLLLAAFGNRRSRDAPPVSSKGDAGVLSRN